Within Raineyella sp. W15-4, the genomic segment GCTGGAGCTGCGCAGCACCCCGTCGTTGACCAGCACCGGCACCGCCCCGGCCGCCACCAGCACGTCCAGTTCCTCGGCGGCAATGCCGCCCTCGGGGCCGACCACCAGCAGCACGCTGCCGGCCCGGGGCAGGTCCAGTCCGGCGAGCCACCGGTCGGCCGATTCGTGCAGCACGTACGCCGCGTCGGCCGACGCGACCAGCATCGCGAGCCCGGCGGTGTCGACGACGTCGTGCACCGCCGGCACCCAGAGCCGGCGAGACTGCTTGGCCGCCTCCCGGACCGTCCGCCGCCACTTCTCCACGCCCTTGGCCGCCCGGTCGCCGGTCCACCGGACGATGGCGCGGGCGGACTGCCACGGCACCACCTCGGCCACCCCGGCCTGGGTCATCATGTCGATCGCCTGGTCGTCGTGGCCGCCCTTGGCGAGGGCCTGGGCGACGACCCAGCGGACCGGCGGCCGCGGCGCCCGGAGCAGCTCGTCGACCCGGACGTCGAGGCTCCGCTTGTCGACGGCCGCCACCTCGCCGCGGATCCCCCGGCCGTTCCCGTCGGTGAGCACAACGGTCTCCCCGACCCGGATCCGCCGGACCGCGGCCGCGTGGTGGCCCTCCTCGCCGGCCAGCGTGACGAGGTCACCGACAGCCGGGTCGGCGGCGAACTCATGCAGGAAGACGGGGTCGGTCACCGGTCGGCCTCAGCCCTCGAAGGCGTCGCGCAGCTTGCCGAAGAAGCCCTTCTCCTTGGCGTGGCCGAGCTTGATCTCGTGCTCGCCGCGGAGGTCGGCCAGCTGGCGCAGCAGTTCGCGCTGGTCGGGGTCCAGCCTCGTCGGGGTCTGCACCAGGAAGGTCACCCCCAG encodes:
- a CDS encoding 16S rRNA (uracil(1498)-N(3))-methyltransferase, with amino-acid sequence MTDPVFLHEFAADPAVGDLVTLAGEEGHHAAAVRRIRVGETVVLTDGNGRGIRGEVAAVDKRSLDVRVDELLRAPRPPVRWVVAQALAKGGHDDQAIDMMTQAGVAEVVPWQSARAIVRWTGDRAAKGVEKWRRTVREAAKQSRRLWVPAVHDVVDTAGLAMLVASADAAYVLHESADRWLAGLDLPRAGSVLLVVGPEGGIAAEELDVLVAAGAVPVLVNDGVLRSSSAGIVGLAQAQALVARANG